The window agagCGTTTAATTATTGACAAAACCAAATTTATTTCATGTCAGAAAGTTTAGGTAGCTCAgtatataataacaataaataaatagaaatcgACAAACAACGCgataactttttatttatttatttggaaGCCTTTTatcaatttcttttttaaattggAACAAGAATTGATCCGCATCGGCGCGAAAATTCTTTTCAGGGCTAAGAATTAgcttatattataaaattattatataaacagaaattaaaaaataaatacatagcTTTTAATTGGAATGAGGTAATGATAAATTTTGTCTGGAACAAAagcaccaaaaaaaacaaaagcaccAAATATCTCTATATGGCTGTATTTTCTGAAAATGCATTCATATTGAAATATCTAATTAAATTTCACTCgagaataaaataaaagcatAGTAGAAACGTTTacgctatattttttttttcaaacggTTACGCTATTTAATAGTGTGATACTAACTCACATCGTTGTCAATTTACCTAATTTCAATATTTTCATGGTTATCCTTATAAATAGAAATGAATTGTAGGGTACCCTTAACTTTATTATTTAACAAGACCCGTGGTTCATGACATGTGAAAACAATGCGATTGTACTCCATTGATCTGACTTTCTGTCTCTATAATATAACACGAAGCGAGTTTTTAAAACTTGACAGAACACAAAAGACAAACTACACTCTTCATTCTTAACTCTTGAAGAAAGACAATGACGATAAGTTCAAAACCCCAATGTCTTCCCCTTTCTCTCCCGGTCATTGACTTCTCGGTTCCAAACCTCAAACCGGAAACTCCCCAGTGGGACTCGGTTAGAGCCCAAGTCCGAAAAGCCCTAGAAGATTTCGGATGTTTCGAGGCCTTGTTCGATGGAGCTTCAGTGGAGCTACGTAAGGCTGTGTTCGAGGCCTCACAGGAAGTTTTTGATTTACCATTGGAGACCAAACTGAGTGCAAAGTCAGAGAAGAATCGTAACAATGGATACTCTGGTCAGGTTTCGGGTATGCCTTTATTCGAAGGCATGGGCTTTGACGATGTAGATAATCCTGAGGTTGTCAATAAGTTGACTCACAAGGTTTGGCCTCAAGGGAACATCACCTTCAGGTTCCCTTCTTATACGGTTTTGTTCATGACCAACGAAGTTTTATCACAGTTTAACATTTATTTATGGAAATAGTTTTGAAATGGTAAATTTAAATTAACATACATAAAGGATGCACATAATATATGGATAAATTTTAGTAATAAGTAAGGTCAATAGCATGGGATATAATTGtttataaacaaattatgtGTTTCAATTCTCTACttgtaatttaatatatttataaatatgtttCAAAATATTGTTTATCTCTTAGCCAATCATTTATAAGAAGCAATCTccctgtttttgttttgtttgctttgaaagcatttattatattttcaaaaaccttATGAGAGGGTATGAATGGTGATCAGGGAACAGTGAGGAATAATGCATTCCCTAACGTTCCtaaaaaaatcatcattcacaaggaataataattccttctcattccctttcattcctttttttgtagagaatttaagaacaaaattattccttgttaaatttgataaggaacaaccattcattttcattcctgatattttgttttcgtacattctttttttattcGTTCCTCTTGATTCccgaatggtcaccagtcagaccctaTATATGTCATAGCAAGATGtaatatttgatttaatatgtaaaaaatatatgtgtatatatgatttgctttaataatttaaaactcgTCAAAATAGTTGTATcgtatcaaatataaaaaaatactaagATTTACGGGTATATTTCAGCAATACTGTTCAGTCGTTTGCGGAGAAGTTAATAGAGCTAAACGTGAAGGTGAGGACAATGCTCATGGAAAGTTTCGGGCTTGAGAAATACGTAGAGGAACATCTTACCTCAGCAAAGAACCGCTTTCATTTATTCAAATACAAAGGACTTGACGATAATACAGAAGAGGATGTAGGTATTGACACTCACATCGATAGACATTTCCTCACAATACTTTGCCAGAATGACGTAGTAGATGGCTTGGAGATCAGAGCCAAAGACGGTGAAGAGTGGTTCAAAGCTAAGCCATCTCAAGACTCTTCTTACCTTGTTATGGTTGGAGCTTCTCTTCATGTAAAATCAAGTTTCCTTGAGTCTCAAGTTACACAATTTGATTATGTGattgacatatatataatacGTATGGGTTTTGCAGGTACTGTTGAACGGTAGGGTACATCCTCCGCTTCACCATGTGGTTATAACCGGGAAAAAAGATCGATATGTGGCTGGACTGTTCTTGCGTCCTAAAGAAGGACTTATTATTAATGCGCCTGAGGAGATTGTTGATGATGAACATCCTCGTCTTTATAAGCCTTTTAATTTTGAGGATTACTTTAAGTTTACCTACATAGACACCAAGAAGAGAGATCTGCCTGCTCTCAAGGCTTATTGTGCCCTTTGAAAATTCGTGATGCCTTtgcaaataaataaaactttgcCTCATTTGATCATTGTGCACTTGTTGGTTTGCTCTTGAGTTGGTCTGTTGTTACCTTTAGGTTGCCATGTTGACTCTTGAGCTTGTAATAAAACCTAACTTTCAGAAGCTCCATTAGTATTATTATTTACATCGATTACATGAGAGGAAGAAATTTAAACATGATCTCGAGTACCAAAGATTAAATGGCACGAATTCATAAGCTTTTAATCAATCAGACAACAAAACATGAACCTTAAAAGGAGATAAAACTGAGGATGTGTGTTGTTTACTTGAGCAAGGGAAGCAATGATCAAATTAAACCCCAAGCGAGAGGAGAAGCTGAGTCAGCGTGGAAGTAAAGAACATTCTCATAGGGATCAATCATAATAACAGCCAGATCAGTTCCGGATTGCTACAAAACTGATGTGATCAGGTTTTAACCACTAAATTCAGACTGTAAGTGCGAAGCAAGTAATAATATTTAGGGATCGAATTCGCATAGACCAAGGTTACACAACAATTCTTCAAGAATTGAGTCAAACTAagataaaagattaaaaaaaaagataaaaaaaaagtttgtttgtaGTCCAGTTGCAATAATGTAAAAATAGAAAGCAAAGAACGATTTAAGCTTATAAATAAAATACGTCAGGTTTTGGAAATCTCAGCATAGATTAGAAGATATGATTGTTAACATGGAATGTATTAAGAACCGTTCTAGGACTTAAATCACTTAATTAGACCAGCCTACTTATGCGGTACTAAACCATATGTGTTAAAATCTTAGAGACTAACTTCCATTGAATTTCAGATTCTAAACATGCAATAAGATCAAGTTTGATATGTTCACGAAACTCTCTAACATCAACTTCCATTGACTAAAAATATTTTGCTCATCTAAGTTCGTTCATTCGGCGCATAAAACAACCTATGAATCAGGATTAAGGTGTATAGTCAAGTTCAACCTTTAAGATCAACCTAGATGAAGAAACTAATAGATTATTCCCTATTTTAACAAATCATAATCATCAATCCAAGAATTCCCGTAAACCCGTAAACCTAACTAATGAACTACTCAGATTTATAAATCATAGCACAACGAATCGCTGGGAAAATCATGGCAATAAAATCAATAAGGGGGTTCAGAAATCTTCTCTATAAAGAGTATAGAATGTCTCCCCAAAGCTTACAAATCTCCAAAGCAAAAGTATAACAAGAGTAGAAAAAGCATTTGCTTAAAAAATGGATGAAAATagcaaatataaattttattttcgtgCTGGTCGAAATTTGGgttaaccaaaccaaaataagAAAACAGAAATTTCCCTTTTTTCTAGTATTGAAGCGGCAGACAGAGCAGTCTTCAATAATACACACAGAAATTTTGATGAATCGATCTCAAACCGGCGGCTTTGGAAAGCTGACTCAAGCTCTTATTTTGTATCAAAAGTTGAGCTCATTGGTACTATGGAATGTCACCCATATCCAAATCTAAACTTTTTTATGCATCTGCATAGTTCTGCATCTTTATTTGCTCATTTACACCCAATTCGACATCTTATGCTCCAAATCAACCTAATACCTGAAAAGAATCGATAAAGAATTAAAAGACTCGGAACCACATACTATGACTCAGTAAACATCTCAAAATAAAGGTTAGAAACCAACAAAACACTGTTTatcactctgtttttttttttgtgtagcaATTTCATTCATTGTGTGGTGATAGAACAAGCCCTTACCCTAGATGATTAAGTTATTTCAACATGAGACTTAGGAAAATCTTTGGTTTCGTTATTGGTCTTGCTTTTTGATCAATTACTGGAAACATCTAATCTACTTCTCTACGTCTTGGGCTCTTCAGAACAAGCAACATACATCATATATAAGGATCATTTTTTCAcataacatataattttttttgttttgggttaATGTATTAATTTTGATTAGATTACCTCGTTGTGTTGATGAAGAATGTAAGGCATGAAGGTGAAAGGAGGTCCCTTTCTGTACAAAAACACATTAAAGTCGCGACATATCTTTGCGTAAGCTATCGGGTCCTTGAGCTTCCTTGATTAGCCGTCGTTGCAAAGAGAGAACAAGATTAGCTGTTTTTCTCTAGCTTTTGTGTTTGAcctaagagaaaaaaatagaagctTTTTGGGAATGTGAATTATGTTTcagacaagaaaaaaatgacCTCAAACAACGGCCGAAAAAGAGAATTTTACAAAATCATGTCAGGTAAGCATGGAAACCGCCTTGTGATAACAGCTATATGCGACATTGAATCCACTCTCCTCCTCTTTAATGGAACAATGATAAATGTTGTTGgctcttttttttaatgttcgGTTTGCATATCATAATAAATGAGTTGTAGAATGGTGAATGATATCTTCCAcatacagagaaaaaaaaatggtaaaccATTTTCCGGAGAGAGAATGTGAAAGCTCCGGTGGCCACGCGTGTGGAAATCTGGTGTAGTGCAGATTCGAACTCGGATCCTTTTAGAAATCCACGGAACGCCTTGACCATCCGACCACAGACGCGTGGTTTCCAGATACAGAGAAATCCAACACAAATCAACTTTgtgaaagaaaattaaaaaccgCTAAAAAGCAAAATCATTATATATCATACGATAGTCTTACAATAAAATAGTCTTACaataaagaataagaaaagaaagattGCTCCCAACCAAGAGTTAGCATAAAAACACACCACTGCC is drawn from Brassica rapa cultivar Chiifu-401-42 chromosome A05, CAAS_Brap_v3.01, whole genome shotgun sequence and contains these coding sequences:
- the LOC103869904 gene encoding probable 2-oxoglutarate-dependent dioxygenase AOP1 isoform X2, which gives rise to MTISSKPQCLPLSLPVIDFSVPNLKPETPQWDSVRAQVRKALEDFGCFEALFDGASVELRKAVFEASQEVFDLPLETKLSAKSEKNRNNGYSGQVSGMPLFEGMGFDDVDNPEVVNKLTHKVWPQGNITFSNTVQSFAEKLIELNVKVRTMLMESFGLEKYVEEHLTSAKNRFHLFKYKGLDDNTEEDVGIDTHIDRHFLTILCQNDVVDGLEIRAKDGEEWFKAKPSQDSSYLVMVLLNGRVHPPLHHVVITGKKDRYVAGLFLRPKEGLIINAPEEIVDDEHPRLYKPFNFEDYFKFTYIDTKKRDLPALKAYCAL
- the LOC103869904 gene encoding probable 2-oxoglutarate-dependent dioxygenase AOP1 isoform X1 — encoded protein: MTISSKPQCLPLSLPVIDFSVPNLKPETPQWDSVRAQVRKALEDFGCFEALFDGASVELRKAVFEASQEVFDLPLETKLSAKSEKNRNNGYSGQVSGMPLFEGMGFDDVDNPEVVNKLTHKVWPQGNITFSNTVQSFAEKLIELNVKVRTMLMESFGLEKYVEEHLTSAKNRFHLFKYKGLDDNTEEDVGIDTHIDRHFLTILCQNDVVDGLEIRAKDGEEWFKAKPSQDSSYLVMVGASLHVLLNGRVHPPLHHVVITGKKDRYVAGLFLRPKEGLIINAPEEIVDDEHPRLYKPFNFEDYFKFTYIDTKKRDLPALKAYCAL